The stretch of DNA AACCTACCGTTACTGTATGCACAGTGTGCGAAAAAAAAGCTGACCGTTTTAAGGAATCATAAAAGCTATATTGGAAAGCGAAATTGGGCGATAAAATTCTAATAAATGTAATCGTTCCTAAAACACCCCCCCATAGACTACTCATGGGAGGAACTAGAAACGGAACTCTTGCTGCAACATTCCTCACCAATGGAGACGCCACAATGGGAGCCAACCAGGTTGACATTGGACAGTGAGATGGCCGCCATGCGAATCTGGTCGTAGGTGCGGGACATGAAGGCAGCGAAGGTGCAGGCAAACGGCACCATGCGGTCCCGCGTCCCACATCCGATCGCCACACTCACCTGCGTGGGGAGAAACACTTTTAACATAAGAGGCAGGGACGGGctttcagtattttcatgtttcGGTTAACCGGTGAAATTTTAAACTACCATAATAGGCCATACAAGCACAGGGTTACTGCACAACAGTGGCATAATTTCAGGAAAAACttgaacaaaaaaatgtattgtacaaAAGACAACGTCTATAGCGGTGTATCGCCAGTACTCTAAATATTTCAAAGGTATGAGACTGACAAGGGGTGATTGCATGAAAATGTCAACACATCAATACGAAGACACTGAGCAATAGGCTACTCGCTGAACAGATATTGTAACTAAAGGACACTACCTGGAGAACAACATGGGCTACCTTTagacagtttttttcccccaaagtgAAAAAAGAGAAGGAAGTTGTGGTTTGGATAGAACAGGTTTTAAGAAATCTGATCGCTCGTTTGTAAGGAAATGTACAGTAACAAGCAAcctgtttttccacatttatgtCTAGTCCACCGTGCATCATaaaaacaggggggggggggggggttcttgcAGCCATGTACCTGTAACTACGTATCATTTGTGCACACATTATTTGTATCATTGTGTATCACTAATCGTCCATTCAAATGTTAGTCTTTAAAGGAATTGTGGTCCAAGTGAACATATGCCTGGGCTGGGAGATGATGTATTAGTGGAAGTGAATGGGGATTTGCAGTTGGTGAACAGCAGTGACTGGACAGAACAGTTTCCATTGCTCAGACTGGGGAATCCAGGGGTCACGTGACTAGTAACGTGGGAAGCTTCCAGCAGTCTGCCCTCACCATGTTCTGTTCGGCGATGAAGCATTCAATGTAGCGCTCTGGGTGGGCCTTCTTGAAGGTCTCTGAAAAGGTGGAGTTCTTTGTGTCCGCATCGAGAGCCATCACCCGCTGACTGGTCTGCCCCAGCCTGGCCAAAGCCAGCCCGAACGCACGACGGGTCGCCATCTGCAGCGAGAGGACCGCGTGTCAGGATGGAAAGGGATACAACAAGaaggacaacacaccacaaaacAAGCCAACTCCAAATAATAGCAATATTCAGCAACATAATCGTGAGTATGATTTTTTCCATAATCAAGCAGCCCAACACTAGGTACACTTTATTGGTAGGAAAAACGTGAGCATTGTGGGGCTGAATGGCCTATTCTCGTTATGTTACAGTATGTGGTTAAACCGCTCATTCTCCCACCTTGTCCCCGAGTTTGTACTTGGGAAGGGAAGGCAGGCTGATGGGGGAGAGGTCCACCTCAGCTGCGTCCTCTTTGGGCAGCTCAGGACACAGGGGCTTGTTGGTCTGGATCTGGTTCTGGAGCTCAGTCAGCAGGGCCTCCACACGGTCCTTGGGAATGGGCTTACCGTGCCAGTTCTCTTCATCCTCAATTCCTGCAGAGAAGAGAGCCATCAGCATTGTGTCAACCCGAGGACACTGCTATATATTCATCCAACAGAAGGGGGCAGTGCATTAGTACGGAAGCTCAATTCTGGAAGACAGACTGACGTCAATATACACATGCCTGTAATCCAACCTACCACAGCAGAACTGTACACGAGTAATAGAGTAATAGGTGCACATCTCAACCCCTCCCCCTTAATGCATTGCCACATAagcaaaattcaaaattcaacaATGATTATATCATTGAATTTGACGGGTGACCAGGTGAGCTCGGTGCATTCAGTGAGAGGAGGGACTCACCGCTGAGGCCCTTGCCCTTGAAGGTCTTGGCCACGATGGCAGTAGGCTTCCCCTTGAACTGCTGGGCCTGCCACAGGGCCTTGCACAGCTCCTCCACGTCATGGCCGTCCACCACGTACGTGTTCCACCTGAGGGCGAGGAGGGGAGAGACGTGGTCAAATACACCCTCTGCCCTTAGCGAGACACTACAGCCATTAAAGGCAAGTAATGCCTTCAAAAATGAACGGCAACTATACACTTTCACAAGGAGGAATCATCTTTTACACCAATAGTTACAAGGACATAAATCACATCGGGATATTAGGTCAAGTATCTCAAATTCCGGTAGGATGACCATTTGCAACCCGTTTTTAAGTCGACCCCAAACTAGACCACttttcataaaacaacacatgTATACGTGATAATATGCACTTATCCCGTGGTTAAAATACAGATATGATTCCTGGTGCATGGCAGCGTGGTGGAGGTGCTCATCGAGGGGCACAGCAGAAGGAGACGATGGCGTACCCGAAAGCCTCACAGCGCTTGCGGTAGGTCTCCATGTCGTGCTGCAGCGGGGCCGGCTCGCTCTGGCCCAGCCGGTTCACGTCCAAAATGGCCACCAGGTTGTCCAGTTTGTAGTAAGAGGCGAAGGCCATGGCCTCCCACACCGACCCCTCAGAGCACTCCCCGTCCCCCAGCAGGCAGAACACACGATAGCTGAGGGGTAGGGGAAGAGGAAGCGGTTAAAATGGAGGATGGCCAGCAGCTCAGCGGTTCCCATCGTGGGTTCCAAGTAAGTGCATCGGTGCATACACTACTTCCCTTAACCATTGCACAAAGCGTCTCAAAGTTCCTTTGGGGAACTGAGCCAAGACCAAACAGCTCTTGCAGGCATATCAACACATTCCTTTAGTCAGATGCAGGCCTCTCAAACAGAAGGTCAGAAGTCACAGGAGGGCAGTGTGGTACCCatatacagtaatacaaatGTGGGGGTGCTGACACACCCACGTTTCAACTGTGTGGTTTAGATGACTGCATGTTAAATTCACTATACCACAATAGTGTGTTAAGCTTCAGGTCATAagccattttattcattttactaCTTCTGCATTACCAAGGTTATGCCATACACCAAGGCCACCACCGCACAACTCAAGGATGCGATCACTGCAGGCAAGCTGGTAACACTTTCTGCTCCAGTACCTGGATTGGTCAAAATGCTTGCCAGTGTAGGCCATTCCACAGGCAGCCCCAAGTCCCTGACCCAGGGACCCTGTCGCGACATCCACAAACGCCAGCTTCTGCAGAGCAGACATGGGATGGGGAACAGGTATTCAACACCAGTTAGACAGCAACAACAATGAAAGCACTGTTTAACAGAGCGAAATACGAGGAGATAAGATGGGGTGGTGTGCCGTCTGGACTCACGGGTGTCGGGTGACCTTCCAGCTCGCAGTCCAGCTTACGCAAGTTCAGGAGCTCCGCCTCCTTAACGAACCCAGCCTCCGCCCAGACAGCGTACAGGATGGGGGCAGCGTGACCCTGAAAAAAAACGAGCAGACACAGCCGAGTGCGTAAATACACTACAACGTTTCTCATGAGCACAGCCTTCTTCACCTTTAGACGTATATATGGTTTGAATGCAAACCGGCAGTTTATTTTtagggcaaaaacaaaaggcagTAGAGACTGTGGTAACAGAAGCAGGGTTGCAGTGCCCTAAATTACAGTCGGTAGCTCAACAGAGCTCAATGCTCCCCCGAGTCCAAATGAAAAGGGTAACCATGACAGCGAGTTTGCAGGTGAGCCCCACCTTGGACAAGACAAAGCGGTCGTTGCAGGCGTTCCGGGGGTCCTTGGCTTTGTAGCGCATGGTGTGGAAGAACAACACAGACAGGACTTCTGCAGCACTGCAGCAGGAGGTGGGGTGCCTGAGGGGGGAGAGCAGAGTCATTAACCCCCTCCAGTAATTACTAATATTTACACAGGTTAGAGCCAGGTCATGGGCTcttccaacacacaacacatgcatatTACAAACCATTATCCAGGTTAAAGGGAATGATCCCGAGCATAATGAAGACAAAgtgagagaaacacagcatgTTTGAATACAAGCACAAATGCAACAAAACATCTCTCGACGAGACGAGCCTCACCTGCTTTTGGTGTATAATCTAGAGATGGTTAGTACAAATTTACATGGGGCATCAACATGGGGCAATTTCAATTCATTAGAAGCAGCAACACCAAACTGACAAGATTCAATCTAAGgtgtatgcatgtttcataAAACGCAATTCAGTACATCAAGGCTTATCAATTGTGCCAAGAGCATACACCAACAAATAACCCCATCAGGAACAGGCTTAGTATAGACTAAGCGCATACACAAGGACTGGCAGCTTGGACATTTTACAGGGTCAGCAAGTGTGCACGAGCAACAGGGGGAAGGCACTAGCTACTGGGGATACTGCAAGACCTTCCATCTGCTCACATATTCCCGTGATATCGGCAAATTTAAGAGAATAGAGCAGATCAACAGCAGGCAGGGAACAAATCAAAACGGCAGCCAAATAAATCTTCAAACACCATTTACAATGACATTAATTTATGGatgcagaaatggtcaagaTCACAGTGAGGACTGGAGACTCGCATGCACGGTGTCGTTCTACATTCAAGGTCAAACATCACAGTGCAACTTTGCCTTTTTTTCCCTGCCATTGATCCTCAAAAATGAAGTCATCGTCACTGAAAAGTAAAGGTTTACAACTATGAGTACTTACTCCTGAAAAACAAGTGCATCTCAAATCAGGTAACTGAAGTGGGTAACATCAGGTAACATCCTACGGTTAACGTAGACTACATGTTGAAACCATAATCAATGTAGAGTTATTGGCTTAGTTAATGCCACAgattacacaaataaataaactgggctttcctaaatatgggtttaaaatgtgaagtgtCCTGAAACTTGAAACACCTGAAAAGATGAGGTTTGCATTGCAATGCATTACAGAATTAATTGGCAAAAACGTAATACAAGGACAGTCTTAGTAAAGTAGCTTCATGTAAATATAATACGCAAGAAATAATACCATATGAAGGAGTCAGTTACGAGCAAATAATTGCTTGACAGGGTGATGCCCACCCTGAAGGACAATCATTTCCTCATCACCGACTTGTTAATAGGGCATTATCCCACCACGgctaacttgccaaagtaatgtaggaagttatttttagtttagaaacaaatgtattcattaacgTTAGCTCGCAAAATAAGCAATTCAAAGAAATTTGACGCAGCATTCCTGACTTCAGTGCCATGCAACTGAGCGGAGCCCTTCCCATTTTGAACTGAAACATGGAAAAACCTTAATATTTTTAGAGCACAACTGTCAATCAGCTGGCATGACTCGTTCTTGAAGAGTTTTTCGGACTGCAAAATATGTTATTAAATTACGAAGTTATGTTATTACCGCCTAGAGTTAAAACGCTGGGTTACATTATGTTTGACACACCTCCCAAGCTTCTTTCCGACAATGCAAAATGTAACTCAACgtaatgtagcctacagtgACATATTTTTGTCACAAGGCAGACTATAACCGGACTACttgtattaatttaaaaaatcaactgTGCATATTGCGCGCATTGATGCGAGTTGTatattttaaacatgaaaaaaattcGGCACACCTGTTCGATCGGTTATCAGCAAAGTTATACAAAATTAATGCACACCCAGGTGCGCGTCTCGGCCAATCGGAATGCCGTATTTGCCCTCTGTGGTCGGTTATTTCAGGGCCGTgatataatgaaatgtaattcgGTCAGTTAACACCATCAGGTAGACCACGTGCTTCTcgcactttttttatttttataatgcgACTGGATGGAACCaacaacaaataatacaaattagcTAATATTCGAGAAATCGTTCGAATAAGTTAGCCACTTTACTACAACTATAACTATCCCATCCGAAATAGTCTCGTTCACAGTGAACGTTACTACATGAAACCATAAACGCACTGTACGGCGACAACTAGGAAAATCTACCACGAGACTACATAAATTACAACGCACTCCCCATGTGATATCGGTTAGTACAAAGTGTCCATGCTGCATCTTATAAAACAAGTTAGCTAGAAAACAAAGGAACACAGATCTGAAGATCATTTTGATATGTttgaaaattataataatacagaTCCGAAACGTCGTCTTTTGCGTTTTATAATTTAATCAACCATCCGTGCGAAGCAGAGAGCAATAAAGTTTAGCAACCAAGTCGTTTACGTTTTTTGGAAAAATGGAGCAAACGTTAGATTAATGCCTCCTGCAAGACAGTTTGCGGTACAGGTAGCTATTCCAAGCGTTAGTATAGGTTAACGTTACTATGAAAATACATCGTTTTTGAACGCCTGCTTCCTGCACTGGTATGAACAGTAATTAGCTGCATGTGTAATTCCAAACTAGGTATGGCTATGgtgacattaatatttttttaaataaacatttcttaAATGAATGGACGCATCAAATCCTAAAACAGAACGATAACCACATATTTATTGTCTTCTTTTAATTTACCCAGAGTTGGAAGCGCATGTTGCCTTGATTGAGTGAATCCTCAACTTGTTCGCCATATCCTTCAGCCCTTGCAGGGTCTTCTCGTCGGGTTTGTGATAGCTGGCCATTTTCAAGTTTATCGTACTACAGCTGCACTCCGAAATCGCTAAACGTGTAAAACTCCACGTGTTGTGCTTTCGGGTACTGCCAGATATTTCCAGCAAAGGCCCTGCGTTTTGTGACTTCCGAGGCGTTACAGTTTTAAGGTAAAATCGCAGATAGCCCTCCCACTTTATCTT from Conger conger chromosome 14, fConCon1.1, whole genome shotgun sequence encodes:
- the LOC133109797 gene encoding transketolase-like, with amino-acid sequence MASYHKPDEKTLQGLKDMANKLRIHSIKATCASNSGHPTSCCSAAEVLSVLFFHTMRYKAKDPRNACNDRFVLSKGHAAPILYAVWAEAGFVKEAELLNLRKLDCELEGHPTPKLAFVDVATGSLGQGLGAACGMAYTGKHFDQSSYRVFCLLGDGECSEGSVWEAMAFASYYKLDNLVAILDVNRLGQSEPAPLQHDMETYRKRCEAFGWNTYVVDGHDVEELCKALWQAQQFKGKPTAIVAKTFKGKGLSGIEDEENWHGKPIPKDRVEALLTELQNQIQTNKPLCPELPKEDAAEVDLSPISLPSLPKYKLGDKMATRRAFGLALARLGQTSQRVMALDADTKNSTFSETFKKAHPERYIECFIAEQNMVSVAIGCGTRDRMVPFACTFAAFMSRTYDQIRMAAISLSNVNLVGSHCGVSIGEDGPSQMALEDLAMFRAVPTCTVFYPSDAVSTERAVELAANTKGICFIRTSRPDMVVIYPPEEKFEVGHAKVVRKSDDDKVTVIGAGVTLHEALAAADQLALEGVNIRVIDPFTIKPLDASTIVSCARTTGGRVLTVEDHYREGGLGEAVCAAVAEEPGIMVQRLAVSRVPRSGKPQELLDLYGISAKSIVAAVKATFAN